The Pseudodesulfovibrio cashew genomic sequence TGCGCATGGACCCCACGGTCTTTTCCACGGCTTCACCGCTGACCTTGGCGTCTTCTGCGGCCTTGTTGGCCAACGCGTCCGTCTCCTGCGCATTCTGGGCATTCTGCGAGATGTTCGCGGCCATCTCCTCCATGGACGAGGTAACTTCCTCAATGGATGCAGCCTGTTCGGTGGCACCCTGGGAAACCGCCTGGGAAGAGGAGGACAACTCCACGCTGCCCGAGGCCACATTTTCGGAAGCGGACTTGACTTCGACGACGACGCCCTTGAGCTTCTCGGCCATCTCCTTCAACGTATTGGAGAGGATGCCGATTTCGTCCTTTTGATGCACGTCGATCTCGTTGTTCACGAAATCGCCGCCGGCGATCTTTTCAGTGAAGGCCACGGCCACGCGAATCGGGGCCACGATGCTGTTGGCCAGGAACCAGAGCACGATACAGGCGATGACAGCGATAACCGCGCCTGCGGAGATGCCGATGATGCTGTTACGCTGGGAATTATCAGCCATGACCTCTGTCAGGTGGTTGGCATCCGCAAAGACCACGGCACGCTGAACCTCGATCTGGAGAGCCCAGGGAGTACCGGTCCGTCCCAAGCGAAGCGGGGCGCCCACCTCAACATGCTCATCCTCGGGGGACATGTTGGCATAGGCCTTGCCGCCTTGAATGTTGTTTACCACGGACTGCCAATCTCCCTGGAATACGTCCTTGAGGGGCTTGCCCACGGCGCTGGGGTTGGCGCTGTCCGCGACCACGATACCCAGATAACTGATGACCCGGACAACGGCCTCGCCGCTATACAGGGACTTGGCGATGTCCTCGCTCAGCTTCTGCACGAAGGTCAGGCGAAGGTCGGTACCGCCGATACCCAGGAACTTGCCGTTTTCCTCGATGGGAACGGACATGGTCGTGAGCATTTCCTGCTTGCCCTGGACGATGTAGGGGAACGGATCGAGAATATTTTCCTTTCTGCGCTGGCGGGGGAACAGATACCAGCCACCCTTGGTCACGCCGTTGGGATGCAGCGAAGCGTCCTCGTAGCCGACCAGCGGCTGACGGGCGATCCGTCCGCTCTCATCGCGGTTCCAGTAGGGAACGAAGCGGCCGGAATCGTCATGACCGGTGGCCTTGTCCCCGGCGTACTGGGCGTCCTTGCCGTCGAGGGCATCGGGCTCCCATGCACTGTATGTACCGAGAAATTCGGGGTTGTCTTTCAGGACCGTCAGCAGGATGTCGTTAAACATCTCGCGCAGATTGAAGGATGATGCCTCGGGCCGTTCACGGATGGCCTTGAAGGCATCGGCAATGGTACGGGCAGTAACCAGATTGATGTTGATCTTGTCCGCCAAGGAATTTGCTTCGCGCTCTGCGGTTGCAAGCAACCCCTGTCTGGTCTGGTTTTCGATAAGCGCGTTGACTTTTTCCGTGACAAACTGCTCGGATTGCGACTGGGAGAACATCTGCACCGCAACCAGGACAATGACGGTTGCGAGAAGACATGTCCCCGACATGAAGACAATCTTGGTCTTGATCGACTTGAATTGCATACTTACACCTGCTGTTAAGGAACACGACACGATCGGCTGATGCGCCGTACCCACCCGACGCCGCCTCTCTTGACTATTGATTTACAGAATCCAACTTGCTTGCTCTATTATAATTTTCATAAACGTAACATGCTATTCCACGATACCGTCTTGAAAACAACAGCGCCGGCAAGAAGTTGGATTCCCCTCCGGTAAATCTCCAATCGGCTGAATACACAGCCGTTCCCCTCCTCCCTCTCGCCGGGGCACGAGACCTCTGCCTCTAGGACACCCTCTCCGACAACGCGGTGCCGAACCCCGATCAAGACCAGCACAATAGGCAAAGCTCTCGGTTTTGAATAGACATTTTCAACACTATCCAATAGATGCCTTTAATACGTTTAAACATATGCACCCCATTGCCACGGAGGGAATCATGACGGACTCGGCACACCGCGAGATGTGGGAAAAGCTCAACCTGGACCTGGAAGCTCACGATGGGCTCCTGGCAGTCCTGGGCCAATTTTACGGAGACATCTACCTGTCCCAGGACAATCGGCTGAAGGGAGCGGAGTATCTCGACTTCGTCCTGTCCGAGGTGCACGGCCTCCGGATCAAGGAAATACAGGATGCCAGGGACGCGGGACGCAAGGTCATCGGCTCCTTCTGCGTCTTCGTGCCTGAAGAGATCACCCTTGCCGCCGACGCTGTCCATGTAGGCCTGTGTGCCGGGGCCGAGGCCGGGACCGATCTGGCGGAACAGATGGTGCCGCGCAACACCTGCGCCCTGATCAAATCTTTCATCGGCTTCAAGCTTGCCAGGCTCTGTCCCTTCATCGAGTCCAGCGACATGATCGTGGGCGAGACAACCTGCGACGGCAAGAAGAAGGCCTACGAAGCCTTCAACGAGATCGCACCTACCTATGTAATGGAAGTGCCCCAGACCAAGACTCAGGCCGCACGGGAACTCTGGAAATCCGAAGTGCTCCGCTATCTCGCCGAAGTGGAAAAGCTCACCGGCAAGACCATCACGGCCGAGAAACTGAAAGAGGGCATCCGCATCGCCAACGGCAAGCGCCGAGCCCTGCAACGGCTCACCGCCCTCCGCGCCGCAGACCCCGCGCCTATTTCGGGCAGGGACGCCCTGCTCATCAACCAGATCAGCTTCTATGACGATCCGGTGCGCTTCACCGCCAAGATCAACGAGCTGTGCGACGAACTGGAGAGCCGCATCGCGGACGGTAAGGGCGTGGCCCCTGCCGGCACTCCCCGCCTGATGCTCTCCGGCTGTCCTATGGCCGTGCCCAACTGGAAGCTGCCCTACGTGGTCGAAGGTGCCGGCGCGGTCATCGTGGGCGAGGAGTCCTGCATCGGCACCCGCAACAGCCGCGACCTGGTGGATGAATCCGGGGAGACCCTGGAGGAGATGATCGACGCCATCACGGACCGCTACATGAAGATCGACTGCGCCTGCTTCACGCCCAACGACGAGCGGTTGGACAACGTCACCGCCCTGGCCAAGGACGTGAAGGCGGACGGCGTCATCCACTACAGCCTGCTCTTCTGCCAGCCCTACTCCCACGAGGCTCTCAAGGTGGACAAGGCCCTCCAGGCCGAGGGCGTGCCCATGCTCTCCATCGAGACGGACTATTCCATGGAGGACGTGGAGCAGCTCAAGACCCGCGTTGAGGCATTCGTGGAGACCCTTGCATGATCATAGGGCTCGACATCGGCTCCCGCTCCATAGAGATGATATGCATGGAGGACGGGGAAACCGTTCGGGCCGAGCGCGTGCCCACCACGTTTGATCCGTTGGCGCAGTGCGCAAAATTACTGAACGGGTTGCGGCCGTCACGCCTGGTCGGGACGGGATACGGCCGCAACCTTGTTCAGCGTATGGAGCTCGGCTGCGAGCTCCACGCCATAACGGAGATCAAGGCACACGCCCTGGGCGCGGCCAGCCTTTTTCCCGAGACGGCCACCATCCTCGACATTGGCGGCCAGGATACCAAGGCCATCTCCCTGTCGAACGGCAAGGTGATGAAATTCGAAATGAACGACCGTTGCGCAGCCGGTACCGGCAAATTCCTGGAATACACGGCCGGGGTCTTTCAAATCCCCATTGAGGAATTCGGCGCGTACGCCCTCAAGGGGAGCAATCCGCCCGAGATCAGCTCCGTATGCACGGTTTTCGCCGAGACCGAAGCGACCTCGCTCATGGCGCGGGGCGAAAAGCCCGAGAGCATCGCCCTGGGGCTGCACAAGGCGATCATCAGACGCACGACCAACATGCTCGGCAGGGTCGGATTGCGACTTCCCCTGGTCTTCACCGGGGGTGTGGCGCACAATCCGTGCATCCGCCGTCTCCTGGCCGAAGCCACCGGAGCCGAAGAGGGCACAGGACTGCTCATCCCGGAAGAGCCCGACATGGCCGGAGCCCTGGGAGCCGCGCTCCACGGCATGGCTTCCTGATCCTCCCGGAGCGCCACCCGCTACCTATCCCGCACTGGCTGGAACGGAAGACATCGGCAACACGCCGAAAGCACAGCCGTGCCGGAGCGCATCTCCCCCGATACCACAGCCAGCTACAATTCCATCCTGGAAGACGCAAAGGCAAGCAACCCAGCACGCCTTAATCGCCGGAGCCGCCATTTGCCTTGATGGCTCCCAGTTCCCTGCGGAGATCCCCCGCGTCAACGGGCTTGCTCAGATAACCATCCATGCCGGCGGCAAGGAACTTCTCCCTGTCCCCGGCCATGGCGTGGGCGGTCAGGGCGATGACGGGAATGAGACGGTTGTCATCCCCGGCCTCCCCCTTTCGGATGGCGGCCGTGGAGTCGATGCCGTCCATGACCGGCATCTGGACGTCCATGAGCACCAGGTCGAACCGGTCGCCACGCAGGGCCTCGAGGACCGCCTCGCCATTTTCCACCGAATGGACCTTGGCGCCGGCCTTTTCCAGCAACCTGGACGTGGCCAACCTGTTGATCCGCTCGTCCTCGGCCAGGAGAATTCGCAGCCCTTCCAGGGCGTCCTCAGGCAGAATCTCCACCTGCGAGAACTCGTCCAGTGTTCCGCCCTCGGGAGGGACAAGGTCGAACATAAGATAGAAATAGATGGCGGTGCCCCTACCCATGGTGCTGTCCACGGCAAGGCCGCCGCCCATGATGTCCACGAGACGGCGGGTAATTGCCAGCCCCAGTCCCGCACCCTGCTGGTCGCGGCGGTAACCCTCTTCCACCTGCATGAAGGGCTGGAACAGTGTTTCGACCTTTTCCTCCGGAATGCCGATCCCGGTATCCTGCACCAAAAACAGGACCTTGCATTTGTTCTCTTCCCTGACGGGCAGCAGGGACGCTTCCACAGTCACACTGCCCTTCTCGGTAAATTTCAATGCGTTTCCAACCAGGTTGCCCAGGACCTGCTGAACGCGAACCTCGTCGCCGTAGAGCATCTGAGGAATGGCCGGATCCACGTCGTAGACCATCTCCACCCCGGACTGGCTGATGACGGATCGGAACATGTCCCTGATCTGACGAAGGGTTCTGGAAAGCTGCATGGGACCGACGTGAAGGCGCAGGGTTCCGGCTTCAACGCGGGAGATATCCAGAATGTCCGAGATAAGCCGGTTCAACCGCTTGGACGAGGCGATGGCGTTCCCTGCATAGTCCCGCTGTTCCGTATCCAGCTTGGTGGTAAAGAGCAGTTGGAGCATGCCGAGCACGCCGTTGAGCGGCGTTCGGATCTCGTGACTCATGTTGGCGAGGAACCGGGACTTGGCACGATTGGAGGCGATGGCCGTCTCCTTGGCGCTGGCCAGTTCAGCCTCTCCCAGCAACCGCTCCGTGATGTCGAGAACAACGGAGATGATCCGCTTCTTGCCGTGCAGCATGAAGGGTCCTGTATAGACCTCGACGTCGCGCAACCTGCCGTCAGCCAGCCTGTGCCTGGACTGAAAACTCCTGAGGTTGTCCGCAGAAACACCATTCAACCTCTTTCTGACGGTCGAGTCGGTCACCTTATTGAGTTCGTAAACCGTGGTCGTCAGCAACGTTTTCCGGTCGTACCCATAAAAGCCCTCAGCGGCCTTGTTTACGTCCAGCAATGAGCCTGTCTCGGGATCGACCACAAGCATGACTACCTGATTGTCCTCGAAAAAGGCGCGGTATTGTTCCTCGCTCTGGCGCAATTGATGCGTTTGTTTGCTCAGGGCGCTGCGCAGGGACATGGTCCAGCACCAGGCAGCTGCCAGGAGGATGGCGCCCACGCCAACAAGCCCCATGAACCAGTAATAGACTTCCACCGGGACAACAGGCGGGCTGCCGCCCACCCATCTTTCGAACAACTCCTGCCTTTTTTCTATCGGGATGCGATCAACGGCCTTGTCCAGGATGGAGAAGAGCATCTGGTCATGCTTGGAGGTGGCCACGGACAACCGGTTCACGTAACCGCTGTCGCCGGCGATCTTCAGGTTGGTCAGCCCCTGGGAGTGGATCAGGTAGGAGCCATACATCTGATTGATGATCATGGCGTCATACAACCCGGTGGACACGCCCCGCAGCCCTTCCAGATTATCAACCACGCCCGATGGAACTATGGCCGGGTAGTGTTGGGCAAGATAGTCGTTGACGGCGTATCCGGCCACCGTGCAGACCCGGTATCCATACAGGTCCTCCATGGTCCGGATTGACGAGGATTGCCGAGTGACGATTACGTAGGGAATCTTGATGAAAGAGTTGGTGAAGGAAAGGGATCTGGCCCTGTCGGCCGTGCTCGCGATGCCCACGATCAGGAAGTTCCTGCCAATTTGGGCATACTTCATTACTTCCTGCCAAGTGGGCAAGTCCCTATGGACAAACGTGACGCCGAGAACGGACTCCAGTTCACTGTGGTAGTCGACGAGCAACCCCACATATTCGCCCGATTCGTCGTGGAAGGCGTTGGGCGGCGCTTCGTATCCGAAAAGCACCTCAACGTCAGCCGCATGGTCAAGCAACCATTGACGCTCTTCGAGGGAAAGGAAATCCTCATCCCCTTCACCCCCTTGCCCGTATGCTCCCACCGCAAAAAGGAACAGAACGGCCAAGGCCATAAATAGCAAAATTCGTTTCATCGCGGCCGCCGGTATCACCGGTCAATCGTTGCATGTTGCGCCCAAAGGCGATCCGCCCAACATTTCACACTATTCCCGACAATAGACTGAATGGGAGACATTGCCAATCGTGTTATAAATTTTTCCGCTCTT encodes the following:
- a CDS encoding methyl-accepting chemotaxis protein — its product is MQFKSIKTKIVFMSGTCLLATVIVLVAVQMFSQSQSEQFVTEKVNALIENQTRQGLLATAEREANSLADKININLVTARTIADAFKAIRERPEASSFNLREMFNDILLTVLKDNPEFLGTYSAWEPDALDGKDAQYAGDKATGHDDSGRFVPYWNRDESGRIARQPLVGYEDASLHPNGVTKGGWYLFPRQRRKENILDPFPYIVQGKQEMLTTMSVPIEENGKFLGIGGTDLRLTFVQKLSEDIAKSLYSGEAVVRVISYLGIVVADSANPSAVGKPLKDVFQGDWQSVVNNIQGGKAYANMSPEDEHVEVGAPLRLGRTGTPWALQIEVQRAVVFADANHLTEVMADNSQRNSIIGISAGAVIAVIACIVLWFLANSIVAPIRVAVAFTEKIAGGDFVNNEIDVHQKDEIGILSNTLKEMAEKLKGVVVEVKSASENVASGSVELSSSSQAVSQGATEQAASIEEVTSSMEEMAANISQNAQNAQETDALANKAAEDAKVSGEAVEKTVGSMRSIAEKISIVEEIARQTNLLALNAAIEAARAGEHGKGFAVVAAEVRKLAERSGEAAAEISELSSSSVEVAEKAGEMLKLLVPDIEKTASLVQEITAASNEQNSGANQINQAIAQLDTVIQQNASASEEMASTTEELAAQGQHLQQVMAFFHVDDGRSYHSSPKVVKRQPVAAIPQGKPKAAPKGLSMEGMDDDPGEFERF
- a CDS encoding double-cubane-cluster-containing anaerobic reductase, producing MTDSAHREMWEKLNLDLEAHDGLLAVLGQFYGDIYLSQDNRLKGAEYLDFVLSEVHGLRIKEIQDARDAGRKVIGSFCVFVPEEITLAADAVHVGLCAGAEAGTDLAEQMVPRNTCALIKSFIGFKLARLCPFIESSDMIVGETTCDGKKKAYEAFNEIAPTYVMEVPQTKTQAARELWKSEVLRYLAEVEKLTGKTITAEKLKEGIRIANGKRRALQRLTALRAADPAPISGRDALLINQISFYDDPVRFTAKINELCDELESRIADGKGVAPAGTPRLMLSGCPMAVPNWKLPYVVEGAGAVIVGEESCIGTRNSRDLVDESGETLEEMIDAITDRYMKIDCACFTPNDERLDNVTALAKDVKADGVIHYSLLFCQPYSHEALKVDKALQAEGVPMLSIETDYSMEDVEQLKTRVEAFVETLA
- a CDS encoding acyl-CoA dehydratase activase, translating into MIIGLDIGSRSIEMICMEDGETVRAERVPTTFDPLAQCAKLLNGLRPSRLVGTGYGRNLVQRMELGCELHAITEIKAHALGAASLFPETATILDIGGQDTKAISLSNGKVMKFEMNDRCAAGTGKFLEYTAGVFQIPIEEFGAYALKGSNPPEISSVCTVFAETEATSLMARGEKPESIALGLHKAIIRRTTNMLGRVGLRLPLVFTGGVAHNPCIRRLLAEATGAEEGTGLLIPEEPDMAGALGAALHGMAS
- a CDS encoding ATP-binding protein, which translates into the protein MLFGYEAPPNAFHDESGEYVGLLVDYHSELESVLGVTFVHRDLPTWQEVMKYAQIGRNFLIVGIASTADRARSLSFTNSFIKIPYVIVTRQSSSIRTMEDLYGYRVCTVAGYAVNDYLAQHYPAIVPSGVVDNLEGLRGVSTGLYDAMIINQMYGSYLIHSQGLTNLKIAGDSGYVNRLSVATSKHDQMLFSILDKAVDRIPIEKRQELFERWVGGSPPVVPVEVYYWFMGLVGVGAILLAAAWCWTMSLRSALSKQTHQLRQSEEQYRAFFEDNQVVMLVVDPETGSLLDVNKAAEGFYGYDRKTLLTTTVYELNKVTDSTVRKRLNGVSADNLRSFQSRHRLADGRLRDVEVYTGPFMLHGKKRIISVVLDITERLLGEAELASAKETAIASNRAKSRFLANMSHEIRTPLNGVLGMLQLLFTTKLDTEQRDYAGNAIASSKRLNRLISDILDISRVEAGTLRLHVGPMQLSRTLRQIRDMFRSVISQSGVEMVYDVDPAIPQMLYGDEVRVQQVLGNLVGNALKFTEKGSVTVEASLLPVREENKCKVLFLVQDTGIGIPEEKVETLFQPFMQVEEGYRRDQQGAGLGLAITRRLVDIMGGGLAVDSTMGRGTAIYFYLMFDLVPPEGGTLDEFSQVEILPEDALEGLRILLAEDERINRLATSRLLEKAGAKVHSVENGEAVLEALRGDRFDLVLMDVQMPVMDGIDSTAAIRKGEAGDDNRLIPVIALTAHAMAGDREKFLAAGMDGYLSKPVDAGDLRRELGAIKANGGSGD